CAACGCCGAAGCGAGCTTGTCCGCGATTTTCAGCAAGAATTCCTTACTCGTAAGGGCGACGGGGTCAACGCCCTCTTTTCGGAAGATCGCTTTGAGATCCCCCGTCATATAACCTTCTTCGATCACGTCGAGCGACGCTTTTTCAAGCGCTTCGCCGAAACGGATCAAAGCCTCGTTCCCGTCTTTTTCGCCGCGCTTTTTGAGAGCGCCCGTCCAAGCGAAGATCGTCGCGATCGGATTCGTGCTCGTCTCTTCGCCCGCAAGATATTTGTAATAGTGACGCGTGACCGTCCCATGCGCCGCTTCGAACTCGTACTTCCCGGTCGGGGAAACGAGGACGGAAGTCATCATCGCAAGAGAACCGAACGCCGTCGCGAGCATATCGCTCATAACGTCGCCGTCATAGTTTTTACACGCCCAAATAAACCCGCCTTTCGAGCGGATCACGCGGGCGACGGCGTCGTCGATCAAAGTATAGAAATAAGTAATGCCGGCTTTTTCAAACTCGGTTTTGTAATTATTATCGAATTCTTCTTGGAAAATCTCTTTGAAACGGTGATCGTAGGTCGCGCTGATCGTGTCTTTCGAGCTGAACCAAAGATCTTTTTTGACCGAAAGCGCGTAATTAAAGCAACTCTTTGCAAACGAACGGATCGAGGAATCGAGGTTATGCATACCGAGAGCGACGCCTGCGCTCTTTTCATAAGACGCGATCGTATAGCGCGTCTCCGCGCCCTTTTCATCCGTTATGACGAGCTCGGCTTTCGATCCCTTCGGGCAGACCGATTCGACGTCCTTATACACGTCGCCGTAAGCGTGACGCGCGACGACGATGGGGCTCGTCCAAGAAGGAACCAACGGAGAGATCCCGGAAACCATAACGGGAGCGCGGAAAACCGTCCCGTCGAGAGCGGCGCGGATCGTCCCGTTCGGGCTTTTCCACATTTGAGTCAGAGAGTACTCCTCCACGCGCTGTTTGTTCGGAGTGATCGTCGCGCATTTTACGCCGACGCCGAGCCTTTCGATCGCCGCGGCGGCTTCGCGAGTAACCGCGTCTTTCGTAGCTTCGCGATTTACGAGCGAAAGATCATAGTACTCCGTCTTCAAATCGACGAACGGCAAAATCAGGCTTTCTTTGATCCATTGCCAAAGAACGCGCGTCATTTCATCGCCGTCAAGTTCCGCTATGGGGGTTTGCATCTTGATCTTTTCCATTGCCCTCTCCCTCGTTTTATTGTAGTTATTTTATCACGCGAAGTCTCCTTTTTGCAACTTATCTTTCTTTATTTCACCGTCTTGACGGATAAATTATCTAAAACCCCGCTATTAAATTTTATTATACCTTTTTCCTTTCTCCGACGGATCGCCTCTTCGATGCAGCCGTCGAGAAGCGCGGGAAAAAGGATCCCTTCCTCTTCAAACAGATAATACGCGA
The nucleotide sequence above comes from Clostridia bacterium. Encoded proteins:
- a CDS encoding NADP-dependent isocitrate dehydrogenase, whose amino-acid sequence is MEKIKMQTPIAELDGDEMTRVLWQWIKESLILPFVDLKTEYYDLSLVNREATKDAVTREAAAAIERLGVGVKCATITPNKQRVEEYSLTQMWKSPNGTIRAALDGTVFRAPVMVSGISPLVPSWTSPIVVARHAYGDVYKDVESVCPKGSKAELVITDEKGAETRYTIASYEKSAGVALGMHNLDSSIRSFAKSCFNYALSVKKDLWFSSKDTISATYDHRFKEIFQEEFDNNYKTEFEKAGITYFYTLIDDAVARVIRSKGGFIWACKNYDGDVMSDMLATAFGSLAMMTSVLVSPTGKYEFEAAHGTVTRHYYKYLAGEETSTNPIATIFAWTGALKKRGEKDGNEALIRFGEALEKASLDVIEEGYMTGDLKAIFRKEGVDPVALTSKEFLLKIADKLASAL